The Brevibacillus brevis genome contains a region encoding:
- a CDS encoding terminase large subunit, with product MVHDEQRALEPIEFMSMLQGVDDFYGQPLVLLDWQTSLLQDVYGTVNESGYRQYRYAYLEMPKKNGKTTMIAGLTLYHLVCDGPGGQIYCCAADRQQAELVYKAACGMIEQEPEFDGVLKVLDSKKEIKNVITGTVMKVLSAEAYTKHGINPTVVIFDELHAQPNRDLWDVMTFGAGAARKEPLWWVITTAGDDPDRHSIGFEIHDKALKLLSGKLVDPSWYVRVYGIPDDYGFDPDKPEEDIYDEALWYRINPSLGHTISIESVRQEAVSARNSEASEKLFRWLRLNQWISLKKTGWQPLTLWDKTEGQWEPSELVGKRCYPGLDLSSTTDITAACYLFPPQEGIPDWRVIFDAWIPEDNMKERVRVDRVPYDIWVTQKYLHTTPGNVVDYDFVEASILDANKQYNIQTLGTDPWNSRMLSQRLIRGGVDVVEIPQNMQNMSPAMKMIEQLMKRGLMSHETNPVARWCWGNIVIAVDGNENIKPMKNKSKERIDLIVAMINAMATAMLFEEIDLNVGEFAEEEFLDKLWG from the coding sequence ATGGTCCATGATGAACAACGAGCGCTTGAGCCAATCGAGTTTATGAGCATGCTCCAGGGTGTCGATGATTTTTATGGACAGCCCCTTGTTCTTCTCGACTGGCAGACTAGCTTATTACAGGATGTATATGGCACGGTTAACGAGAGCGGCTACCGCCAATATCGATATGCCTATCTGGAAATGCCGAAGAAAAACGGTAAGACGACAATGATTGCTGGATTAACTCTCTATCATTTGGTTTGCGACGGACCAGGAGGACAGATTTACTGTTGCGCGGCGGATCGGCAGCAGGCGGAGCTAGTCTATAAGGCCGCATGTGGAATGATTGAGCAAGAGCCAGAGTTTGACGGCGTACTAAAGGTGCTGGATAGCAAAAAAGAAATCAAAAATGTTATTACGGGCACTGTTATGAAAGTCTTGTCGGCCGAAGCATACACCAAACACGGTATCAACCCGACAGTTGTAATCTTTGACGAGTTACATGCTCAACCAAATCGGGACTTGTGGGACGTGATGACGTTCGGCGCAGGGGCGGCGAGGAAGGAACCGCTGTGGTGGGTGATTACGACCGCAGGGGATGACCCGGATCGGCATTCAATCGGGTTTGAAATCCATGATAAAGCGCTCAAGTTATTGTCCGGTAAGCTGGTTGATCCATCATGGTACGTTCGAGTTTATGGCATTCCAGACGACTACGGTTTCGATCCTGACAAGCCGGAAGAGGACATTTATGACGAGGCTTTGTGGTATAGGATTAACCCGAGTTTGGGGCATACGATCAGCATTGAATCTGTCCGACAAGAGGCCGTTTCGGCACGCAACAGTGAGGCATCGGAGAAACTTTTCCGATGGCTGCGGCTAAACCAATGGATATCACTGAAAAAAACGGGGTGGCAACCTTTGACATTGTGGGACAAGACGGAAGGACAGTGGGAACCGTCAGAATTAGTAGGCAAACGCTGTTATCCAGGTTTGGATTTGTCCAGCACAACTGACATCACAGCAGCCTGTTATCTTTTTCCTCCCCAAGAGGGTATCCCTGATTGGCGAGTCATCTTTGATGCTTGGATTCCCGAAGACAACATGAAAGAACGAGTCCGAGTTGATAGAGTTCCCTATGATATATGGGTCACACAGAAATATTTGCACACTACTCCCGGGAATGTTGTGGACTATGACTTCGTTGAGGCCAGCATATTGGATGCAAATAAGCAATACAACATTCAAACCCTGGGCACCGACCCATGGAACAGCCGCATGCTGTCTCAGCGGCTTATTCGCGGTGGTGTTGATGTCGTTGAAATCCCCCAAAACATGCAGAACATGAGCCCTGCTATGAAGATGATCGAGCAGCTCATGAAGCGGGGGCTTATGAGCCACGAAACAAATCCCGTTGCGCGTTGGTGCTGGGGGAATATCGTTATTGCTGTCGATGGAAACGAGAACATCAAGCCAATGAAAAACAAATCGAAGGAACGCATCGACCTGATTGTCGCCATGATCAATGCGATGGCAACGGCCATGCTATTTGAGGAGATCGATTTGAACGTTGGAGAGTTCGCAGAAGAAGAATTCTTGGACAAGCTTTGGGGGTAA
- a CDS encoding RusA family crossover junction endodeoxyribonuclease — translation MTTEFFMPMKNPPTVTHQQKQVTIINDKPVFYEPAELKAARAKLMAHLGRQAPEHMYTKPVRLIVKWCFPITGKRQDGEYKATKPDIDNSQKLLFDCMTDLKFWKDDALVVSLIAEKFWAKLPGIYIRIEEV, via the coding sequence TGACAACTGAATTCTTTATGCCAATGAAAAATCCCCCGACCGTCACCCATCAACAGAAACAGGTCACGATCATAAATGACAAGCCAGTATTTTATGAGCCTGCCGAATTGAAAGCAGCCAGGGCGAAGTTGATGGCTCACCTTGGGCGGCAAGCGCCAGAGCATATGTATACCAAACCTGTCAGGTTGATCGTCAAGTGGTGTTTCCCGATCACAGGCAAGCGACAAGACGGGGAGTACAAGGCTACGAAACCGGATATCGACAACAGTCAGAAACTACTGTTTGACTGCATGACTGATTTGAAATTCTGGAAGGATGATGCCCTAGTGGTCAGCTTGATCGCGGAGAAGTTCTGGGCCAAACTCCCGGGAATCTATATTCGCATCGAAGAGGTATAG
- a CDS encoding HK97 family phage prohead protease codes for MPVKLEIRAVEGEESKRTIQGGIKYDSESHVMRDWYGDEFVEVIAPGAFSEYLRENPTVSLWCHRTDQILGNTKSGTLRIFDGQSELRFELDLPNSSWGNDAYESIQRGDVDGVSFGFNVRTNGDRWSKIERDGKSLYKRTVLNATLPEISPTPFAAYPENDVSVRSLEDFKASEQRAVDQYEKEKMLIELDLIG; via the coding sequence ATGCCGGTAAAGCTTGAGATTCGAGCAGTCGAGGGCGAGGAAAGCAAACGGACGATTCAGGGGGGGATTAAGTACGATTCTGAGTCGCATGTCATGAGGGACTGGTATGGTGACGAATTTGTGGAGGTAATAGCACCAGGAGCTTTTTCTGAATACTTACGAGAAAATCCGACAGTATCACTTTGGTGCCATAGAACTGATCAAATCTTGGGCAATACCAAGAGTGGGACCCTTCGTATTTTCGATGGACAATCCGAATTACGATTTGAATTAGACTTGCCGAACAGCAGTTGGGGAAACGATGCGTATGAGAGTATTCAACGCGGGGATGTTGACGGAGTCTCGTTCGGTTTTAATGTTAGGACGAATGGAGACAGATGGTCAAAGATTGAGAGAGACGGAAAATCCCTATATAAGCGAACAGTCTTGAATGCAACACTTCCCGAAATTTCACCGACACCATTTGCAGCATACCCAGAGAATGACGTATCTGTTCGATCACTAGAAGACTTCAAAGCTAGTGAGCAACGGGCTGTCGATCAGTACGAAAAAGAAAAAATGCTTATCGAGCTCGACCTCATCGGTTGA
- a CDS encoding phage head closure protein produces MKQLVNRLNKRITIRKQKWIENSMKEKKQSWIDYATVWAAIEPLRGHESLVAQKSESTVTTRIRIRFREGIEPSMMIDYRGISFEIMYIIHPEFNKRELQLMCKERR; encoded by the coding sequence ATGAAGCAGCTCGTTAATCGGTTAAATAAACGTATCACGATTCGCAAGCAAAAATGGATCGAGAACAGTATGAAAGAAAAGAAGCAATCCTGGATCGACTATGCCACGGTATGGGCAGCTATAGAACCTTTACGTGGACACGAATCCCTTGTGGCCCAGAAAAGTGAGTCGACGGTCACTACTCGCATACGGATTCGCTTTCGAGAAGGAATAGAGCCTTCGATGATGATTGACTATCGCGGAATCTCGTTTGAGATTATGTACATTATCCATCCTGAATTCAATAAGCGAGAGTTGCAATTGATGTGTAAGGAGAGACGATGA
- a CDS encoding phage tail assembly chaperone — translation MSKKITIADLIAQKEQIKKRKAKTITLYVESLDGEITVQEPSKAIATEALIMVHDEAQSEMADHHLVYHCVSEPNLKDASLQQAYGCVEPIDIVSIIFRPGEIAAIGGLALQLAGYQVGVRKVDTELKN, via the coding sequence ATGTCCAAAAAAATTACAATTGCAGATTTGATCGCTCAAAAAGAACAAATCAAAAAACGGAAGGCAAAAACGATTACTCTGTATGTGGAGTCGTTGGATGGAGAAATTACCGTCCAAGAACCGAGTAAAGCGATTGCAACGGAAGCACTAATTATGGTTCATGACGAAGCGCAAAGCGAAATGGCCGACCACCATCTTGTTTATCATTGTGTGAGTGAGCCAAATTTGAAAGACGCTTCGCTGCAGCAGGCGTACGGATGTGTAGAACCAATAGACATTGTTTCAATAATTTTTCGACCGGGTGAGATTGCTGCGATTGGCGGACTCGCCTTGCAACTTGCAGGATATCAAGTAGGCGTGCGAAAAGTTGACACTGAATTAAAAAACTAA
- a CDS encoding terminase, translated as MAGRNAKPVALHLAEGNPNRLTKEQIQQRKDAEVKLGAQDLKKLKKPGYVSKDKIANRIWNELVKEYKSAADQGVELLTSSDVGTLALYCKTFSEYERLLVQYQRLENIVVDEHILDEYIGRAEAVDEVNYKALRYLSQLASIEGILKIESAINKKMDMLLKMQDRLFLNPLAKVKNVPKPKKEEKKSAMAQFMNRRASHGP; from the coding sequence GTGGCAGGAAGAAATGCAAAACCTGTTGCTCTACATCTTGCAGAGGGCAACCCGAATCGATTGACCAAAGAGCAAATCCAGCAACGAAAGGACGCAGAAGTCAAGTTAGGAGCCCAAGACCTAAAAAAATTGAAAAAGCCAGGCTACGTCAGCAAGGACAAGATTGCAAATCGTATCTGGAATGAGTTGGTAAAGGAGTATAAGAGTGCGGCTGATCAGGGAGTCGAATTACTGACCAGCTCAGACGTCGGCACGCTTGCACTGTACTGTAAGACATTCAGCGAGTATGAGCGTCTGCTTGTGCAGTATCAGCGACTTGAGAACATTGTCGTCGATGAACACATCCTTGATGAATACATTGGTCGTGCAGAAGCGGTAGACGAGGTGAATTACAAAGCACTCCGTTACCTATCCCAGTTGGCAAGTATTGAAGGCATACTCAAAATCGAATCGGCAATCAACAAGAAGATGGACATGCTGCTAAAAATGCAAGATCGGCTTTTCCTGAATCCGTTGGCCAAAGTTAAAAACGTCCCCAAGCCGAAAAAGGAAGAGAAAAAATCAGCAATGGCGCAATTTATGAACAGGCGTGCTAGCCATGGTCCATGA
- a CDS encoding HNH endonuclease, with protein sequence MPVKPKRPCNKAGCTELTADRYCEEHQHLQQQARNRQQANYDKHRRNKQSSDFYHSKEWEAVRNEALQRDYGLCQDCKQEQRITSADVVDHIKPLLLFWDLRLRLDNLRSLCHAHHNKKTAEDRRRYGGG encoded by the coding sequence ATGCCAGTAAAACCGAAAAGACCCTGCAATAAAGCAGGCTGCACCGAGCTTACGGCAGATAGGTATTGTGAGGAGCACCAGCATTTACAACAGCAGGCCAGGAATAGACAGCAAGCAAACTACGATAAGCATAGGCGCAACAAACAGTCGAGCGACTTCTATCACAGCAAAGAATGGGAAGCCGTAAGGAACGAGGCTTTGCAACGGGACTACGGCTTGTGCCAAGACTGTAAGCAGGAGCAGCGTATCACTTCGGCTGATGTGGTTGACCATATCAAGCCGCTGCTTCTCTTCTGGGATTTACGTCTACGGCTGGACAATCTACGGTCGCTGTGCCATGCACACCATAACAAGAAGACAGCAGAGGACCGGAGAAGGTACGGGGGAGGGTAA
- a CDS encoding phage tail sheath subtilisin-like domain-containing protein — MGLPEISIVFSSLSVSAVQRSQRGIVALILKDDTGKTFNTKEYRSISDIDATDWSATNLDYIKKAFLGVPSKIIVERLPTTATDYKSALTRLAGKRWDYLAVPGIGAADVPDIATQLKTWRDVNKKKFKAVLPNSTPDHEGIIDFTTGGIVVGAKTYSASEYTARVAGILAGLPLTRSATFYELPEVEAIEESETPDADIDAGKLILINDGEKIKIARGVNSLTTTTPTKGPDFKKIKIIEGHDLVKEDITRTFNEEYAGKVNNSYDNQVLLITAINAYLRGLQGEVLDPSTNNAMGVDIEAQRQAWESVGTDTSGWDDQKVKTSSFQDDVYLSGGLKFLDAVEDLKIAIHV, encoded by the coding sequence ATGGGGCTACCTGAGATTTCAATTGTTTTTTCCTCATTATCAGTCTCGGCTGTCCAAAGGAGCCAGCGGGGCATTGTGGCCTTAATTTTGAAAGATGACACAGGAAAAACTTTCAACACGAAGGAATACAGGTCCATTTCGGACATAGATGCAACTGATTGGTCAGCAACGAATTTGGACTATATCAAAAAAGCCTTTTTGGGTGTTCCATCGAAGATTATCGTTGAAAGACTACCTACAACGGCAACGGATTACAAAAGTGCGCTCACAAGGTTGGCAGGAAAACGGTGGGATTACTTGGCTGTGCCTGGTATTGGGGCTGCTGATGTCCCTGACATTGCCACGCAGTTAAAGACGTGGCGTGATGTAAACAAAAAGAAGTTCAAGGCAGTATTGCCAAACAGTACCCCCGACCATGAAGGGATTATCGATTTTACGACAGGGGGCATTGTTGTCGGAGCGAAAACCTATTCCGCATCGGAGTATACGGCACGGGTCGCTGGCATTCTAGCGGGGTTGCCTCTTACGCGTAGCGCTACTTTCTACGAATTGCCAGAGGTTGAAGCGATTGAGGAAAGCGAAACGCCAGACGCTGACATTGACGCAGGAAAGCTTATCCTTATCAACGATGGGGAGAAAATCAAGATCGCACGCGGAGTAAACTCGTTGACGACCACAACGCCAACAAAGGGCCCTGATTTTAAGAAAATCAAAATCATCGAAGGACATGACCTGGTAAAAGAAGATATCACCCGCACCTTTAATGAGGAGTATGCCGGGAAAGTAAACAACAGCTATGACAATCAGGTGTTGTTAATCACGGCCATTAATGCTTACCTTCGTGGGCTACAGGGTGAAGTGTTGGACCCAAGCACAAATAACGCTATGGGGGTGGATATCGAAGCCCAACGGCAAGCGTGGGAATCGGTCGGCACTGACACGAGCGGGTGGGATGATCAGAAAGTAAAAACGTCGAGTTTCCAGGATGATGTGTATTTGTCCGGAGGTTTGAAGTTTTTAGACGCGGTTGAAGATTTGAAAATTGCAATTCACGTTTAA
- a CDS encoding HK97 gp10 family phage protein, with protein MADFDVDDKDIEAFRRELDNLVKHFPKEARRLMMRSGNHARKIVLRKAKQSVVEDTGEYFRSIKRGKVWVKGKEYKVRTYSRSPVAHLLEYGHRMVGPEPDKKELGYVLGFNIFDKAGKEINQDWNEILDEELYKILKKL; from the coding sequence GTGGCTGACTTTGATGTGGACGACAAGGATATCGAGGCGTTCCGGCGTGAGCTTGATAATTTGGTGAAGCATTTTCCAAAGGAAGCCAGGCGCCTCATGATGCGATCCGGTAATCATGCCCGAAAGATTGTGCTACGTAAAGCCAAGCAATCTGTTGTCGAGGATACAGGCGAATATTTCCGTTCAATCAAGCGTGGCAAGGTGTGGGTGAAAGGAAAGGAGTACAAAGTGCGAACCTACTCCCGTTCCCCTGTCGCCCACTTGCTGGAATATGGTCACCGAATGGTCGGGCCAGAGCCAGACAAGAAAGAATTAGGCTATGTGCTTGGATTCAACATCTTCGACAAAGCTGGTAAGGAAATAAACCAAGATTGGAACGAGATACTAGATGAAGAGTTGTACAAGATTTTGAAAAAACTATAG
- a CDS encoding phage tail terminator family protein → MLTRVQINTAINEKIEAEFPNIIIQSSDVEEGFARPSFFVTLETNSGNGGQFSTQRDMTCRILFFPTDRYDYKEEAYNVQDRLEKLFSLNFAVADRTFTIDDYSSRIFDKVVHYDFDFTFFDDPAVDPCAGENQEKMQELKLRG, encoded by the coding sequence ATGTTGACACGCGTTCAGATAAACACAGCCATTAACGAGAAGATCGAAGCAGAGTTTCCAAACATCATAATCCAAAGCAGTGACGTTGAAGAAGGGTTTGCACGCCCTTCTTTTTTCGTGACGCTGGAGACGAACAGCGGAAATGGCGGGCAATTCAGCACACAACGGGACATGACATGTCGCATACTCTTTTTCCCTACTGATCGATACGACTATAAGGAAGAGGCTTACAACGTGCAGGATCGGCTTGAAAAACTGTTCAGCCTGAACTTTGCTGTGGCTGATCGCACCTTTACGATTGACGACTATTCCTCTCGTATCTTCGATAAAGTGGTGCATTACGATTTTGATTTTACTTTCTTTGATGATCCGGCAGTTGATCCATGTGCAGGAGAGAACCAGGAGAAAATGCAGGAGTTGAAGCTCCGTGGCTGA
- a CDS encoding phage tail tube protein: MARNDSRKIVNGTYGRVWVDGELWAEVDSFEAKVTINSEDVTFANDPATYQKELGWAGEGSMTIKKIHSRVQRKMAADVKQGKYPRFSIVGKVEDPGASGAERVAIHDVTISEFMLLKFELKTTGSEEIPFKFSDYEMIDMLP, from the coding sequence ATGGCAAGAAATGATTCCCGAAAAATCGTGAATGGGACGTACGGCCGTGTTTGGGTAGACGGTGAACTGTGGGCGGAAGTAGATAGCTTTGAAGCAAAGGTGACGATTAACTCTGAGGATGTCACCTTTGCAAATGATCCTGCTACCTACCAAAAGGAGCTTGGGTGGGCAGGCGAAGGTTCCATGACAATCAAGAAAATCCATTCACGCGTGCAACGTAAAATGGCTGCAGACGTGAAGCAAGGGAAATATCCTCGATTTTCGATTGTCGGCAAAGTGGAAGACCCAGGAGCGAGTGGGGCTGAACGGGTGGCAATCCATGATGTGACGATTTCTGAGTTTATGCTTCTAAAGTTTGAGTTAAAAACGACTGGTAGCGAGGAAATACCATTCAAGTTCAGTGATTACGAAATGATTGACATGCTCCCATAA
- a CDS encoding phage portal protein, whose protein sequence is MNIKTIARRWLGIEKRETLELDVDDRRLLEVLGIDVGDVNVKGKNALKIDTVYACIRILSESVAKLPIKVYQEDESGIQRQTRHPVFQLLRLRPNPYMSSFDFWKCIEAQCNVYGNAYASIEFDRRGRIVGLWPMDASRVKIWVDNDTRASGIITNRSSLWYEVNLGYEQRKVMPHEILHFKGGITLDGIVGLSALDMLKGTLENGASASKFVNNFYKQGLQAKGIIQYVGDLDEKAKKNFREKFETMSSGLNNSHRVALMPVGYQFVPIALNMHDAQFLENNQLTIRQIAAAWGVKMHQLNDLDAATHSNVVEQQRGFYTDTLQPKLTGYEQELTWKLLLTDEIEAGLFFRFNVDAILRSDIKTRYEAYRIGVQGGFMTPNEPRSLENLPPKEGGDQLLVNGSYVPITQAGAAYQAKGGGGAGTGEKDDPNKGSQSDAGKA, encoded by the coding sequence GTGAATATCAAGACAATAGCACGGCGTTGGCTCGGGATTGAAAAGCGTGAAACCTTAGAACTGGACGTAGATGATCGTCGGCTTCTTGAAGTTCTAGGGATCGACGTTGGCGATGTGAATGTAAAAGGGAAAAATGCTCTCAAAATCGATACGGTTTATGCGTGTATCCGTATTCTGTCGGAATCTGTGGCGAAATTGCCGATCAAAGTATACCAGGAAGACGAATCAGGGATTCAGAGGCAAACGCGGCACCCGGTTTTCCAACTACTCCGGCTCCGTCCAAATCCGTACATGAGCTCCTTCGATTTTTGGAAATGCATTGAGGCACAATGCAATGTGTACGGAAATGCATACGCCAGTATTGAGTTTGACCGACGTGGACGAATCGTAGGATTGTGGCCGATGGATGCAAGTAGGGTAAAAATTTGGGTAGACAATGACACGAGGGCAAGTGGTATCATCACAAATCGATCAAGTCTATGGTACGAAGTCAATTTGGGGTACGAACAGCGAAAGGTCATGCCGCATGAAATCCTGCATTTCAAGGGCGGTATTACGCTTGACGGGATTGTTGGGCTTTCAGCTCTGGATATGCTCAAAGGCACACTCGAAAATGGGGCATCGGCAAGCAAATTCGTCAACAATTTCTACAAACAAGGGCTTCAAGCCAAAGGTATTATCCAGTACGTTGGCGACCTTGACGAAAAAGCAAAGAAAAATTTTCGAGAGAAATTTGAAACGATGTCTTCTGGGTTGAACAACAGTCATCGAGTTGCACTGATGCCTGTGGGGTATCAATTTGTGCCGATCGCATTGAATATGCATGATGCACAGTTTCTCGAAAACAATCAGCTTACAATCCGCCAGATCGCGGCAGCGTGGGGCGTTAAAATGCACCAGTTGAACGATTTGGATGCAGCCACCCATTCAAATGTAGTCGAGCAGCAAAGAGGGTTTTACACTGACACGTTACAACCGAAGTTGACGGGGTACGAGCAGGAGTTGACTTGGAAGTTGCTCCTTACTGACGAGATCGAAGCGGGGTTATTCTTTCGATTTAATGTCGATGCGATCCTACGCAGTGATATCAAAACCAGATATGAAGCTTATCGAATCGGGGTACAAGGTGGCTTTATGACACCAAATGAGCCGAGATCACTGGAAAATCTGCCCCCAAAAGAAGGAGGAGATCAGCTCCTTGTAAACGGTAGTTACGTGCCCATCACACAAGCGGGCGCAGCTTATCAAGCGAAAGGAGGTGGGGGAGCTGGCACAGGAGAAAAGGACGACCCAAACAAAGGAAGTCAGAGCGATGCCGGTAAAGCTTGA
- a CDS encoding sigma-70 family RNA polymerase sigma factor has product MNAVMSDDIDTLVRNSLPFVHHILKNYYPPTGFDYDDLFQVGCIGLIQAARKFDPSLGFKFTTYAGVWIENEIRKAIRMQMTAKRTGDVISMDWVGNEEESLADLLANFDSVEEEVEAKRLFTELIRQEPDITLLALEGYTQKEIGRKLGMSQVNVSRKLKNMKNVAVALC; this is encoded by the coding sequence ATGAACGCTGTAATGAGCGACGACATTGATACGCTAGTTCGGAACAGTTTGCCATTCGTTCACCATATCTTGAAAAATTATTATCCGCCTACTGGCTTTGATTACGATGACCTTTTTCAAGTTGGATGCATTGGACTTATTCAAGCCGCAAGAAAGTTTGATCCGTCTCTGGGCTTTAAATTCACGACGTATGCAGGAGTATGGATTGAGAATGAGATAAGAAAAGCCATCCGTATGCAAATGACCGCGAAGCGGACAGGTGATGTCATTTCCATGGATTGGGTCGGTAATGAAGAGGAATCACTGGCGGATTTACTCGCAAACTTTGATTCGGTGGAAGAAGAGGTCGAAGCTAAAAGGTTGTTCACGGAGCTGATCCGTCAAGAGCCAGATATCACCTTGCTTGCTTTGGAGGGATACACTCAAAAAGAGATTGGGCGAAAGCTAGGGATGAGCCAGGTCAACGTGTCTAGGAAACTAAAAAACATGAAAAATGTTGCAGTAGCCTTGTGCTGA
- a CDS encoding head-tail connector protein, translated as MAILTLDETKTWLRVDGEDEDAIIRIIANAAEEYLHNAVEVVFDGTNPLAKLYCLVLCADWYENRDLIGSQPSSDKVRFTCQSIMAQLQHSYAPEGTP; from the coding sequence ATGGCAATATTGACGCTTGATGAAACAAAGACCTGGTTACGCGTGGATGGGGAGGATGAAGACGCAATCATTCGAATCATCGCCAACGCAGCCGAGGAATATCTGCATAACGCTGTTGAGGTTGTGTTTGACGGAACGAATCCTCTGGCGAAATTATATTGCCTCGTCCTTTGTGCGGACTGGTACGAAAATAGAGATTTGATTGGCTCGCAGCCATCTTCTGACAAGGTACGGTTTACATGTCAGTCCATTATGGCGCAACTTCAGCATAGCTATGCGCCGGAGGGGACGCCATGA
- a CDS encoding phage major capsid protein produces the protein MTKELRALLQKLDTAKQEVRTMLADDKTNEAKEKMDEVRSLQVKVDLQRELEETEARGLGGLELNDDGNIEERDMQELEKEYTGIVLRGIRRRGINEEMRSVVREYEQRAVMNEGGTNPAIADGDVGIIVPKDIQTQINMLMRDWNDLSPYVSVENVTALSGTRVLESDADMTPFADVDEYGDIQATDNPKFTPISYKVKKRAGFLPLTNELLADNDANLIAYITNWIARKAAHTRNFHILNLLKTVTPKTLADLKAINTVLNVDLDPAISRSAAILTNQDGFNWLDNQVDGNSRPILTDDFTQPGRKMYKGRPIAVMSNRNLPSNTNKAPLIVGNLKQFMVLFNRRFFELASTREGGDAWRRDTTELRTIMRDDYVKWDAEAAVFGQLDVTPTP, from the coding sequence ATGACAAAGGAATTGCGAGCGCTGCTCCAGAAACTGGACACCGCAAAACAGGAAGTACGTACCATGTTGGCTGATGATAAAACGAACGAGGCAAAAGAGAAAATGGACGAAGTCCGTAGCCTACAAGTTAAAGTGGATTTGCAACGTGAGCTTGAGGAAACAGAAGCCCGCGGCTTGGGTGGCCTAGAACTGAACGACGACGGAAACATTGAAGAACGAGACATGCAGGAACTTGAGAAAGAATATACAGGCATCGTGCTCCGGGGGATTCGACGCCGAGGAATCAATGAGGAGATGCGTTCTGTGGTTCGGGAGTATGAGCAACGAGCAGTTATGAATGAGGGCGGAACGAATCCGGCTATCGCAGATGGTGATGTAGGAATCATCGTTCCGAAAGACATCCAAACACAGATTAATATGCTCATGCGTGACTGGAATGATTTGAGCCCATACGTGTCTGTTGAAAACGTCACTGCATTATCTGGAACTCGTGTTTTGGAATCCGACGCAGACATGACACCATTTGCGGATGTTGATGAGTATGGAGATATTCAGGCTACTGACAACCCGAAATTCACTCCAATCTCATATAAGGTCAAGAAACGAGCTGGATTCTTACCGTTGACTAACGAACTATTAGCCGATAATGACGCTAACCTGATCGCTTATATTACAAACTGGATTGCCCGTAAGGCGGCTCACACACGTAATTTCCACATTCTTAACCTTTTGAAAACAGTCACTCCAAAGACTTTAGCTGATTTGAAAGCAATCAACACGGTACTCAATGTAGACCTTGATCCAGCAATCAGTCGCTCGGCTGCCATCCTTACTAACCAGGACGGATTCAACTGGCTGGATAATCAGGTCGACGGTAACAGCCGTCCAATTCTTACGGACGACTTTACACAACCAGGGCGTAAGATGTATAAGGGCCGTCCTATTGCTGTTATGAGTAATCGAAATCTGCCGTCCAATACCAATAAAGCACCACTTATTGTAGGAAACCTCAAACAATTCATGGTGCTGTTTAACCGCCGTTTTTTCGAGCTAGCTAGCACACGCGAAGGTGGCGACGCATGGCGTCGTGATACTACTGAATTGCGGACAATCATGCGCGACGATTACGTGAAGTGGGATGCCGAGGCTGCTGTATTTGGTCAGTTAGATGTCACTCCAACGCCTTAA